In Solanum pennellii chromosome 3, SPENNV200, a single window of DNA contains:
- the LOC107013860 gene encoding inositol-tetrakisphosphate 1-kinase 1-like yields MPESLLAGERFRIGYALAPRSVSSFIQDSLVVYAEKQGVDLIPIDLEKPLIEQGPFDSVFHKLYDAEWKKQLEEFSLQNPTAIIVDPIESIEKLHNRVSMLDAVTQLKIENLEIPLQAFVDSNESPQDEIDNQGMKFPLIAKAMIANATADAHQMCLVLNRDGLNGVKTPVVLQEFVNHGGVIFKVYVAGDHVKCVKRKSLSDITEEKLGNSENLIPFSLISYFADNEQSDESLAKLMEAAIMPPSSFVNEVSKQLRHALKLHLFNFDMIRDSENGNRYLIIDINYFPGYAKVPEYEEMLTPCFLDLAHQKRSKETANIDHKVDN; encoded by the coding sequence ATGCCTGAATCACTATTAGCTGGAGAGAGGTTCCGCATTGGCTACGCTCTTGCACCCAGAAGTGTTAGCAGCTTCATCCAAGATTCTCTCGTTGTTTACGCTGAAAAACAAGGCGTTGATCTCATCCCAATCGATCTCGAAAAGCCATTGATCGAACAAGGTCCGTTCGACTCTGTTTTCCATAAGCTCTACGATGCAGAATGGAAGAAGCAATTAGAAGAATTCTCACTTCAAAACCCGACTGCAATCATAGTCGACCCGATTGAATCAATCGAGAAGCTCCACAATCGAGTCTCCATGCTCGACGCAGTTACgcaattgaaaattgaaaaccTAGAAATTCCCCTGCAGGCTTTCGTTGACTCAAACGAAAGCCCGCAGGATGAAATTGATAATCAGGGGATGAAATTTCCCCTGATTGCAAAAGCGATGATCGCTAATGCTACAGCTGACGCTCATCAGATGTGTCTAGTGTTAAATCGAGACGGATTAAACGGAGTAAAAACCCCAGTTGTATTACAGGAATTCGTAAACCACGGGGGAGTGATTTTCAAGGTGTACGTAGCAGGGGATCACGTAAAATGCGTGAAAAGGAAGTCATTGAGTGATATAACCGAAGAGAAATTGGGGAATTCAGAGAATTTGATTCCGTTTTCCCTGATTTCTTACTTCGCTGATAATGAACAGAGCGATGAGAGTTTAGCGAAGCTGATGGAGGCAGCGATTATGCCTCCATCAAGCTTCGTTAACGAAGTTTCAAAGCAGTTACGACATGCTTTGAAACttcatctttttaattttgacaTGATAAGAGATAGTGAAAACGGAAATCGATATCTAATTATTGATATCAATTATTTCCCTGGTTATGCTAAAGTGCCTGAATATGAAGAAATGTTGACTCCATGTTTTCTTGATTTAGCACACCAAAAGCGCAGCAAAGAGACTGCTAATATTGACCATAAAGTGgacaattaa